TGAACAGTTTCTGGAGATGATTATTTCAAAGTTAGCTCTGGAGCCAAGTTTGATAAAAAATCATCCTGAATACGATTCGTTACGAAATTATGCGGTTATTGCCGCTTAGTTTTGTCCGAACCATTGACATTTGAGAGATTTGATAAATTGCTTTTTTCCATTTTCATTCTCCACTGCTAAATGATTATTGGTTGCGCCCGATTAGCAATTATAGAATCATCCCCGCGTATTCTCTGGAAATTCATAAAAATTGCTCAAGCGTGGCGCTTATATTTCCGCTTGAAAAATTCCGCTTCAGCCCGGCTCTCATAGAATACGCTCTGTGTAGCGATTATTCGATAATGCCTTCGATATGATGGCTGATAATTGGTCTAAATAGAGATTTCCTAAACTGATCACTTCACCATTCAGGACATAGGTCGGCACGGCAAAAACATTATCGGGTTTTACTGCGTTTGGATCGTCCAGGTTGACGATTTCGATGACCAGGAATGGAAAACGTTCGGCTATTTCTGATTTAACCTGACCGACTCCTTCACAACCGAAACAATCGGAGGTTATATAAATGTGTAAACCAGGTGAGGTCTTTTCAACGATAGCGGGTTCCTGCTCATTTAAATTCTTATTCATGGTCTGCCAATTTACTTTCGTTTCAGCTTTCCCTCAGTAATTGCAACCACAAAGCCGAAAGCAAGCGGTAAATCAGGCTACAGGCACTTTTGTAATTGCAATCACGGTTCTGAACTTTATTTGGGTGTACTTTATAAATGGTTGCAGATACCGGAAATTTTGCTGGAGGTTTCACGAGCGTGAACGAATTGAGAAGTAACAAATCGATGAGAGCGGATATTGCTAACCCATCGCACTCAATTACCCATCAGCCGTAATCAACAGGTAAGGAGGTTCAAAAAACGAATGATTGGTCAACGGGATAGATTTAGACAGTGAGGAGTTGATTGACAAATTTTTTCAGAATTAAAAAAGCTGGAATATATTCGCGACAACTCTGGTAGGTCATCATGTTCACGAACAAAATCAAGAGATTAGTATGAGAGAAAGTCAATGATATTTAATCAATCATGCTGATTTCCGGGATAGCCGACTGGATAACCAAAACTTTTCCGATTTCGGCAAAGTTCTATTTTGGGAACTGCTATTGGGAGGTCAAAATCCCCAGTAAATCAACATTATTGGTTAGATAACCATTGTCTATCCCATCTTGCAGTACACAGATAAACCTTTTTGGCAGTGAGAACCGCAGCCTGTTTGTTTACAAAGCTGTGTGATGAGGAGAGGTGTGTCTAAATTTATTAAACATTATGGAGGAAAGATGAGTAAGAGAGCGTTTCAAATCCTGACCGTGGTGGTCTTTGTTTTCGGGGTAATCGGTTTTGGCTTTTCAGCGGTAATCAGCAAGGCAATGGAAAATCAAAATACCAGCACGATTGCTGTTGATGAACGAGCCACCGCACAGAACCCTTGCAACCCGTGTGCAAAGAAAAAAGCCCAGAACCCTTGTAATCCTTGTGCCAAGAAAAAGGCACAAAACCCGTGTAACCCTTGCGCCAAAAAAGCGCAGAATCCCTGCAACCCTTGCGCCAAGAAAATGGCATCGGGTGAGATGTATCAACCGGCGATGACTTATACCAAGTGGAAAAAAGTCAATGGCAAACCCTTACTCAGTCAACCGCACGGCGGGATGCTGGAAACCACTTTCTTAAATCAGCTGGCTGAAGCAGCCGTCAAACAGAAAGCTTCGGAGTTTCCGGTTGGTGCCATTCTTGTCAAAGAAACCCACATGAATCAAAACGGCAAGCGCGGTGAAAAAGGCCCGCTTTTTGCAATGGAAAAAACCGCCAGCGGGTGGTTGTGGATAACCACGGATGCGAGCGGGCACCTGACCGGCAAAGGCGACAGTCAAATGATGAAGATGTGTGCTGAGTGTCATGCCGGAGCAGCAATGGATGCGGCGTTCTTGAGGAAAAAATAATCGACCGCCAGGAAAGCCGCTGGGCGGCAATGCTTGATTAGGAAACCTCGGCAGGCGAGTTTTTACAGCATGGTTTCGGGATGTGTTGAAGGGGTAGACAACACATCCCCCATTTTAAAATCGAATCAGAGTATTTATGAAAGACAATCAACTTTTAAAGAAGGGCATACTGTTTGTTTCATTATTGATGTTAGTAATTACCGCCGTGCTGATGGTGCAAGGTTTCAGATTGACAACCAGCCATTCAGCCGGTTTACCGGAAAACGGCATGCTTTTGATGAAAGGCGGGAAATTCACTATGGGGACGCCAGGTGACGATTCACACGCCCATAAAAATCATCTCGTAAAAACCGCGCAAGGCAATGCCGATGTCAAAGACCCGGCACACGGCTTGGGCGATGATGACGAGCGCCCAAGCCATCAAGTCATCCTGAGTCCTTTTTATATCGACGCGACCGAAGTGACCAATGCGGAGTTTACCCGGTTTGTTGAAGCGACCCATCATAAAACCGATGCCGAAAAGAAAGGCGCTTCGTGGATGTTCAAAAAAGGCATGAGCGACTGGCAACTGGTTGAGGGCGCTGATTGGCGGCATCCCTTGGGACCCGATTCATCAATTGACGACAAAATGAATCATCCGGTGGTGCATGTTTCCTGGAACGACGCCTCGGCTTATGCGAAATGGGCGGGCAAGCGTTTACCAACGGAAGCCGAATGGGAGTATGTGGCGCGTGGCGGTCACGTTGGCGAGATTTATCCCTGGGGCAATGAGTTGAAACCCGGCGGCAAAGCCATCGCCAATTTCTGGCAAGGGGTGTGGCCCGATAATAACCTGCTCGAAGATAATTTTTATTACACTGCGCCGGTTGCCAGTTTTGCGGCAAATGACTTTGGGGTTTACGACATCGTCGGCAATGCATGGGAATGGACGGCGGATTGGTATGGCGAGGATTACTACAAACGCAGCCCCGCGAAAGACCCGAAAGGTCCCTCCGATGGGGAAATGCGAGTTGCCCGAGGTGGTTCGTGGTTTTGTTCAGATAATTATTGCGGCGCCTATCGGGTCGGGTTTCGCGGCAAAAGTCCGCAGGATGCCACTTTCAATAATCTTGGATTTCGCTGCGCCAAAGATGCGCGATGATGAAGGAGGTATCAATTATGAGCGCCAGGCTTGAGAATAAAAAAATCTATTCTTTGCTCAAAGGCATAGCTTCAAATGGGCTGGGGGTTGCCGCGCTGGTATTTATCGGAATAATCGCCTACAACAATTTCACTGGCAGTTGCCCGCTCTCTGCTTTGCCTTCAAGAACTGCAACCGGTGAAGCACCCGACAGGAATAAAGAGATGAACCCTTCCAACCAGGCGGCTCCGGCATTTGCGATGAAGAACCTTGCCGGAGAAGAAATCCGGCTTGCGGATTTGCAAGACAAGGTCGTGATTTTGAATTTCTGGGCGACCTGGTGCGGACCTTGTCGCTCCGAAATTCCTGCGTTTATCAAACTTCAAGAGGCTTACAAGGAACGTGGCGTCGAAGTCATCGGCGTATCTTTGGACGATGAAGACGCTGAATATGTGGGTAAGGTCGCTGCCGGTTTCGGCATTAACTATCAGGTGTTGATGGGAACCCGGGAAGTTGCCGAAGCTTACGGGCCGATTCAAGCGATTCCGATGACCGTCATTATTGACCGGGCGGGAAATGTGTATAGCCGTCACCTTGGGGTGATGTCATTCAATAATCTGGAAGAAAAAATCAAAGCGATTTTGTAATGATGAAAAACGTAGCAGAAGAAAAAATAAATAAGGATGAAGCGGCGCTTCAGGAAGCAATGCCGGTAGAGAGACGTTCTTTTCTTGGACTGATAATCGGCTTGATTACAGCGGGCATCGGATCAACCCTTGCAGCAATCATCGGGCGTTATAGCGTGGCTCCGGCTTTTGCCGCGCCCGATGAATCGAACTGGGTGGAAGTCGGATTGTTGGAAGAGATTCCTGAGGATGTGCCAATCAAACGCAACGTTGTCATTTCGCAAACTGCCGGTTGGGGGCGGTTCAATTCCCAGCAACTCGTCTGGGTCACCAAAAAAGCTGACAAAGTAGAAGTCTTTTCGGCAGTGTGTCCGCATCTCGGCTGCACCATTAATGAAACCAAAAACGGGTTTGCCTGCGCCTGTCACGGCAGCGTGTGGAGCAGTGCAGGCGAGCGAAAAGCCGGACCTGCGCCAAGAGATATGGATGTGCTGGAACATAAAATTGAGGGCGATGTTCTCAAAGTCAAATACCGTTACTTCAAACAAGGCATAGAAAAAAAAGAAGAGCTGAGTTGATATGAGAACATCTGCACCTTTAACCACGAAATTCATTAATTGGCTTGACGAGCGAACCCAAATTAAAGGCCTAACACGCAAAACACTCGACGAGCCGATACGCGGCGGCGCTCGCTGGGCATACGTCTTTGGGAGCACGTTATTATTTCTGTTTGGGCTACAGATCATAACCGGAATCTTTCTGGCTATGTATTACGTGCCAAGCGCAGACCATGCGCATGCGAGCGTCGCCTATATTCAAAAAGCCGTGCCCGGCGGGGCGCTAGTCAGAGGGCTTCATCATTACAGCGCCCACGCCATGATCATCGTGATTGTCGCGCACCTCGCCCAGACTTTTCTCTTTGGCGCTTACAAAGCCAAACGCGAGTTGTTGTGGGTGATCGGCGGCGTAATGTTGGTGGTGGTGTTGGGCTTTGCCTTCACCGGCTATTTATTGCCCTGGGATCAGGACGCCTATTTCGGCACCAAAGTCGGGACTTCGATTGCCGGAGAAATTCCTGTCGTGGGCAGCATTCAACAGCGCATCATGCTGGGTGGCAGTGAACTGACATCACTAACCTTGTCACGCTTTTTCATGACCCATGTTTTTCTGCTGCCACTGGCATTGGGGCTATTCGCCATCATCCATTTTTATTTATTTAGAAAGGCAAAACCGGCGGGTCATTTTCATCAACAGGATGATCATCGCGTAGAGTTTTTCTACCCCAGACAACTGTTCAAAGATGCAATTTTCGTTTTCATGATTTTCGCTGGCTTGCTGACCATTGCGGCGACTATTCCGGCAAAGCTGGGGCCGCAAGCCGACCCGACTGCGGATTTTCTGGCGCGTCCACCCTGGTACTTTCTGCCGTTGTTTCAACTGCTGAAATATTTTCCCGGCAAGCTGGCGTTAATTCCAACCGTCGGACTTCCGATGGTTTTGTTTGGGGCGATTTTTCTGTTGCCATTTTTTGATAAACGCGCAGAACGCCATCCTCTGAAAAGACCGCTGGCGACCGCTATCCTGGCATTAACCATAGTCAGCGCGCTTGGTTTGATTGGGCTGTCAAAATATGAAGATCGGTCAAATCCCGAATTCCGCAGCCAGTTAAAAAAGCAGGAAGCCGATGATGTCGCCTTTCTTAACGCGCCATTTCAACCGCAGGAGATTGGGCGGGCGATTTCAACGACCCCGCCAGATGTAGCGGTAAATCCTGCTGTAGTCGGTTCAAGGTCTTTGAATATTTTTCTCGCCAACTGCGCCAACTGTCATGGAGCGAATGCCGACGGCGGGACGCTTGGCCCTTCGCTCATCAATCTGGCGCGCAGGCGAAAACTCACGCTCGACTATTTGACCGATTGGATTGCCGGACACGGACGCGAACCGTCGCCGGGTTCGATGCCGAGATACCAACAACTTTCCCAGGATGAGCGGCAGGCGTTAGCCGATTGGATTTTGCGAATTGATAAACCGTTGATCGAAAACGGAACCGAAAAATCCGTCGCGCAAGCCGAAAAACCGCCTGCCGCTTATGTTGCCAGTTGTGCCTTTTGTCACGGCGACAGCGGCGAGGGCAGCGTCGGCCCGGCATTATTCGGCGTCAGCAAAAAACCCAATCGAAGTTGCGATGATTTATTAAAACTATTGGATAACGCCCGCGCTTATGGCTTGAATGACCCGATGCCCGCGTCATTTCCTGAACTTTCGGCAGCCGATAAACAAGCTTTGGTGGAATGGCTGAGTAAGCTCAACGCCAAATAAATTTGAAAGAATTATAAGAAGCTAAGGAGAGTTGTATGAAAAGGATTAAATTATCAATTATTACATTCGCAATAGCACTCTTGTTTGCAGTCTATTTGAACCCATATACCTTCGCTGCCAATTTTTATCTAACAACGCCGGGTTCGCTGACCGTTGATGCGACGGAGATTTTCAATAGCAAGTGCGCGACCTGTCATGCAAAAGACGGACGCGGCTTGCCCAATTGGAAGGCGAAAGGACAAGCGGATTTTAGCGATGCCAAATGGCAACAGGCTCATAGCGACTGGCAAATTGCCGACGCCATCCGAAATGGTAAAGGGAAATTCATGCCTGCCTGGAAAACCAAACTCACTGATAATGAAATCCTTTCCCTGGTAGCCAGGATTCGCGCCTTTAAGAAGAAGTAATCTACAGTTTATGCAGAGAGCTGATGTCAGCTTTACCACGGGGATTTGTGAAACCTGACTGGGAAACGGCTCTCTGCGCCAATCCTTCTATTCTCGAAACTCAATTTATTATTTGAAAATATGGAGCCAGCGAAGGGACTCGAACCCTTGACCTCCGGTTTACGAAGGCAAAGCAACTCAACTCCTGCGAACAATCTGAAACACAAAAAGCCGATTTTATTGGGAATTTTTAATAAATCGGTCTCCCGTAGTTTTCGATTGTTCGCTCATGTTTCATCGCG
The Acidobacteriota bacterium genome window above contains:
- a CDS encoding thioredoxin family protein, which encodes MNKNLNEQEPAIVEKTSPGLHIYITSDCFGCEGVGQVKSEIAERFPFLVIEIVNLDDPNAVKPDNVFAVPTYVLNGEVISLGNLYLDQLSAIISKALSNNRYTERIL
- a CDS encoding cytochrome P460 family protein yields the protein MSKRAFQILTVVVFVFGVIGFGFSAVISKAMENQNTSTIAVDERATAQNPCNPCAKKKAQNPCNPCAKKKAQNPCNPCAKKAQNPCNPCAKKMASGEMYQPAMTYTKWKKVNGKPLLSQPHGGMLETTFLNQLAEAAVKQKASEFPVGAILVKETHMNQNGKRGEKGPLFAMEKTASGWLWITTDASGHLTGKGDSQMMKMCAECHAGAAMDAAFLRKK
- a CDS encoding formylglycine-generating enzyme family protein, whose protein sequence is MKDNQLLKKGILFVSLLMLVITAVLMVQGFRLTTSHSAGLPENGMLLMKGGKFTMGTPGDDSHAHKNHLVKTAQGNADVKDPAHGLGDDDERPSHQVILSPFYIDATEVTNAEFTRFVEATHHKTDAEKKGASWMFKKGMSDWQLVEGADWRHPLGPDSSIDDKMNHPVVHVSWNDASAYAKWAGKRLPTEAEWEYVARGGHVGEIYPWGNELKPGGKAIANFWQGVWPDNNLLEDNFYYTAPVASFAANDFGVYDIVGNAWEWTADWYGEDYYKRSPAKDPKGPSDGEMRVARGGSWFCSDNYCGAYRVGFRGKSPQDATFNNLGFRCAKDAR
- a CDS encoding TlpA disulfide reductase family protein gives rise to the protein MSARLENKKIYSLLKGIASNGLGVAALVFIGIIAYNNFTGSCPLSALPSRTATGEAPDRNKEMNPSNQAAPAFAMKNLAGEEIRLADLQDKVVILNFWATWCGPCRSEIPAFIKLQEAYKERGVEVIGVSLDDEDAEYVGKVAAGFGINYQVLMGTREVAEAYGPIQAIPMTVIIDRAGNVYSRHLGVMSFNNLEEKIKAIL
- a CDS encoding Rieske 2Fe-2S domain-containing protein, giving the protein MMKNVAEEKINKDEAALQEAMPVERRSFLGLIIGLITAGIGSTLAAIIGRYSVAPAFAAPDESNWVEVGLLEEIPEDVPIKRNVVISQTAGWGRFNSQQLVWVTKKADKVEVFSAVCPHLGCTINETKNGFACACHGSVWSSAGERKAGPAPRDMDVLEHKIEGDVLKVKYRYFKQGIEKKEELS
- a CDS encoding cytochrome b N-terminal domain-containing protein, translated to MRTSAPLTTKFINWLDERTQIKGLTRKTLDEPIRGGARWAYVFGSTLLFLFGLQIITGIFLAMYYVPSADHAHASVAYIQKAVPGGALVRGLHHYSAHAMIIVIVAHLAQTFLFGAYKAKRELLWVIGGVMLVVVLGFAFTGYLLPWDQDAYFGTKVGTSIAGEIPVVGSIQQRIMLGGSELTSLTLSRFFMTHVFLLPLALGLFAIIHFYLFRKAKPAGHFHQQDDHRVEFFYPRQLFKDAIFVFMIFAGLLTIAATIPAKLGPQADPTADFLARPPWYFLPLFQLLKYFPGKLALIPTVGLPMVLFGAIFLLPFFDKRAERHPLKRPLATAILALTIVSALGLIGLSKYEDRSNPEFRSQLKKQEADDVAFLNAPFQPQEIGRAISTTPPDVAVNPAVVGSRSLNIFLANCANCHGANADGGTLGPSLINLARRRKLTLDYLTDWIAGHGREPSPGSMPRYQQLSQDERQALADWILRIDKPLIENGTEKSVAQAEKPPAAYVASCAFCHGDSGEGSVGPALFGVSKKPNRSCDDLLKLLDNARAYGLNDPMPASFPELSAADKQALVEWLSKLNAK
- a CDS encoding c-type cytochrome: MKRIKLSIITFAIALLFAVYLNPYTFAANFYLTTPGSLTVDATEIFNSKCATCHAKDGRGLPNWKAKGQADFSDAKWQQAHSDWQIADAIRNGKGKFMPAWKTKLTDNEILSLVARIRAFKKK